GTTAAAAAAAGTTAGGCTGAAAAGGGGTAAGGacgtagaaaaaaaaaagaggaagaacataGATGGGTTTGGcagcaataaaaaaaaaaaaaaaaaaaaaaaaaaagggtattGATTTAGAGGAAGAAATGAATCCATATTTAATAACATCAATCAATGTTTGGGTCACATTCATTGTTGCCCTAATGCATGACAGCCACAActctcctcttctcttctcttctcttctcttctctctctccaatacattattattatacttCCAATTATACTTCCATTGCatataaaaccaaaaaatgtTGTGCTCGCTAATTTGTATTATGGAGGGCAGGTGGGggacaaaataatatttaaaacaacaaaGGGCCCAAATGATATAAAACCAAGTAGATGagagttttattattttattattagaaaataaacccacaaaagtttttattttaataaatttgataattgaAGCCATGTGTgtgtataaatatataaatatataaagaatttGGGGTATAAAGAAGAAGAGTATGAAAAGATTGacctgagagagagagagagagagagagagagagagagagagagagagagagagagagagagagagagaNGTGTTCCAATCAGAGAAGCAGAAGAAATTTAAAGGAAATATGTCAGATTCTATCCCTtgtctcttctcttctcttctcttctcttctctcccaCATCGATTACTTCATACCTTGATCACTGAACTCATAAGCCCTACAAAGAacccaaataataaaaaaaaaaaaaatccacatAAAActgaattaattagaaaaagaacTGACATTATAATTGATGCAATCATAATTGATTCCCCAGAGatgatttcttttaattttgaaattatgtaACATTTTTTGATGGCTGCGCTTCAAAAGTCATGGGAATGGTGGTACATTGTTGGAACACAGCCGCCTTGTGAGCCATGCCTGTTATCCTCTTCTCCATCCACTCTAGAGCCACCCATTTGTGAGGCTCCCAGATTCAAATAAACTAATCTCGAATCCACCTTCAaattgctgctgctgctgctatgATCCTCGCTCATTGGCGGGTAAATTGGAGAGGATGAAGCGTTGATGTTAGCATTGGCATTACCTTCCTCGCGGGAGAGAACTAAGGCTGCGGACTGGACCAGCTCGAGGCAGAGCCTAAGCTTGTTGGGCTCGATGTGGGTTAGTCCAGGGACAGCGCCTTTGAAGAGGAAGTCGGAAGTTAGGGTTCTTAGGATATCCAATGGTGTGATGCCATCGAGGGTTCGGACATTTGGGTCGGCGTGGTGGTCGAGAAGCACGGCCACCATGTCCGGTGACACCATTTCAGCTGCCATGTGAAGTGGGGTTTTGCCAGTGGGGCCAGCTGGGTAGTTAACGTCGGCAGCTCCAAGCTCAAGCAAAGCCTTCACAACTTCACGGCTACAATTCTCAACAGCATAATGTAAGGCCAATGCTTCATCAAGATTCAACCCTTCACCCATTACCATGAGTTTTACAAGCTCAACATCGGAGGAGTCTAACGCCCTTCTCATTCGACGAATCTTTTGATCTTCGAGATCGGCTGCGACCGAGAGGTCGTGATGGTGGTGATGGTGGTGATGGTGAGGCATTAGAGAACGGCGGGCCAGAGATGATTTTAAACGAAGCTCTTCAATTTTAGCTACTACATCAATGGGAAGATGTTTGGTAAGCACCTCTGGAGGGAGACCGGATTTAGCAACAAGGTGAGAACAAGTGGACCAAAGTTGATGCATGTCTTGTTTTCTTGAAGCTAATAACACTTTCATTACATCTTCAATCGATGCCTTCTCCACCATGCTCGCCAGCTGCTTCTGCaatacaacaacaaaaaataaaaaaaaaaggatgttcttagtttttgctaaaaaaattgaaagaattcAGAAATTTTGTACTGTTCACCTGCCAAAGATttcatttccaacaaaaacCCAAATGAGGAAAGTGGATTTTGGACAGGGAGATTTACGTTTCATTGTAGAAATGAATAATCAAAACtccaaatttagaaacaaacaTTTCTCAAACGTCAAAAACAATCGAAGATTCAGAGATATTattcaagaaattcaaaaaaaaatatatatatatatccacaaaccaaaccaattCAATTCCAAGTTCATCAAGAAttgaaatccaaaaacaaaatctcaaTCCCACATGAGATAATAGGATTTCAGCTCCAAAATTATAGAATCCAaagcaaaaattgaaaaaaaacaatatacaCGTAATGTaatcaacaaaaacagaaaatattcTCAATGCACAGCAAAACACAATGTATCAATCTGAANAGGAAAGGAACCTGAGTGAGCAATGCAAGCTGTTGAACGCCGAAGGATCTAGCAGCGGAGAGAGTATCAAGAGCAAGTTGAACGGCGGAGGTACAATGCGTATGCCAACACCCTCTCTCACCGCAATTAGGGCGAGGCTCTTGCTTCTGCGGCACGATTGAAACTTGTCCACTGTACAAAAACTGCAACAGCAACAAAAACACCTCATACCCCACCGAGTTCACCGGAATCACTTGACTGCTTCCCGCCctcgacgacgacgacgacgacgacgtcGGCGACCCCACCCTAGCACCACCCAGATCGAGGCCGGACGAGGTGGGTGTATCCGGCCCACAGAAAAACTTCCGAAAGAACAAACTCCTCGCCGCCAAGATGCAGCGGTGAGCGTGAACCAGACGCCCCTCCACGCTGAAGGTGACATCGCTGAAAGCCTGGCcgttgatgagaagattgagGTAGTCGAGGGAGAGAGATCTTAGAGAGTCCTCAAGGCTCATGGCCGGTCAACACAATTAAGCTTCTCAAAGTAGGTTAATTCTGAGGAGGAAAAGCTTCAAGACAAGAAAAAGGGTTTCATTTGGGGTTGGTTGTGGTGGTGGTGTGTTGGTATTAGATATTTTTGAGAGAGAATGGAGAAGAATGGAAAATGGATGGGCCTTTTGGGCGGCTGagctatatatattataaacccaattttattatataacataacaAATACAATTTTGgagaattatttttagaataatattacatcaccaaattaaattaaattattttttgtttttaatttcaaataaaaatatagtgTATGAAGTTGCAATTGGTGATGATAGTGGAGTTATGTGGGGTATTATTATAGAAATAATTAGTGGGTTTTGATGGAACCATTTAAACCTCACTATGTATGAATTTGTGAGAAgtgaatgaaaagaaacaaacattaCTTTATGTTattggatgaagaaattttgttaaaaaaggaaaaggagaaataataattgaagagaaaagagaaaagagtgTTGGATGGGTCCGGAGGGTTCAAAGCTTCCTCCACAGAACTGCCCTAAAAAGTTGATTTCGTTTTGAGGGAGAGAAGGAGGAAGAGGTGCACGTGGGAACTGGATTGGCACGTGCAGATGTTGTTGAATTGGtttacatgaaaataaaaaagaaaagtggagTAAAAGAGtggtagagagagagagagggggggaAATGAAATCCATTGGATTGACAGCACATCCCACTGACTGTCTTATGATATCAAAGACCATGGATTTGACATTTGACTTGTCTTTTCACTCTGCTACTCTCTCCACAGCCCCACCCCCCCGTCGCTCTCCTCTCTTTtattccctttctctctctctctctctctctcttcacctCTGTTAGTGCATTTTACTTGTACACAACTTTCCCCTCCTATCCACATCCATTTCTCCCTACCACAATTACCAATTACAATTACCTTATATTTTTACTCCTACCCACCACTCACTTATTCATCCCTTTTTACCTTCCTATCACTACCATGTTACTAACTCAATCATTAACATTAACATATTTCATGCTTTCTTCATATATATGTATCAATAATGTATGTATTCTGATGTGGACGTGCATCTAAATTCAAGTATGTGTACTATGGGAGCATGTTTTCAATCAATATTGGTCATCAAAAATGGatatctaaataataattttaaataaagttttgatACGCCTTTAATCTATTTTGCTTTCACTCcaacacaaaataaagtttatgaGAGAATCAAAtgggagaaagagagatttagaagaaattgacgtatcttttttctttataaatagcATAAATCCAATATACATTAGGGTgtaatcaaaatttttaacCCTTATTGAGCTTCTAGGCATACTAACCGGCAATAAATTATCATCATGCTTAGTCATCATAGTGCCTCTATATACATCATGCCAAAGTCCCATAgcttaaataaatcaataatactCATAATTAGGATGCGAAAATCcctaaatcaaacaaacaaagtgCCGAAATCCCTAAATCAAACGAACAAAGTAAACggtttaaatattcattttactATGTTTAAGTGGATCATTCATTGGttaaaatagttatataacgtgttcataatcatttttttccaAGTTTTAGTCGATTCCTATCGATATTTCTTCAAGAAATATCCAAACGATTTCTTACTTGCTCGGACATGTTAGAGAGATCAGTTCTTAGGATTCCCTTGCCTAGATCAACTATCTTCACATCAAACAGGATCATAGTTTTTAAGTCCCTTAGGTATCTTTACTCCTTGGATACAATGACACGGTTGTCGTCTCCTCAACTCCTATGATTTGTTAGGGTGATTTGAATCAAGGACTCGAGTGTCTTCTTGCTCTTTAGGTACCTCTCTCTAGAAGGATCATATATGGGGTTGGGATCCTCCTTCCCAGCCTCTACAAGTGTAGTTTACCATCGGGTGTGCAATGACATTATCTAAATTATGTTGACACATTACTTacactttttatttacataCCAAGTCACCCCAAGGCGCTACTCATTAGCCTAACTACAAGGGACTTTTAATGACGTCACATACTAACTTGAGGGTAAAAAAACCgatgaatttttttcatttttcaagtgAGATGGCACaatagattaattaaaaactttaagaacaaaaatacattaaatagtaaaacaatcaaaatacaaaaatgtaTACAAAATCATTTAGGTACCCAAATACAACCAAAATACAAGATATTAAAGAGAACTCACCTAATTGTAGCTGCATAGTTCTTGGATGTTCCGGTCAAtccatctaaaaaaaattacagaatAGCAaagatgagtataaaaatactcaataagccACCTATTCGTAAGctctcttcaaatttcttctcttattccatgttttttattttatgtgcCTAACTAGGCTTTGCCAACTCCATGGTCATTGACATCCTAATTTGATCAAGCTCATTCATTCCATTGAACCTTATCACTTCAAGTCTAAGAGTGTACTTCACCCATAAAGGTTATTTGGAGTTGTAGGTATACTTAACTAGTTGGTTACTAATCAATTTTGTCCGTTACGCgatctaattaaattataaactgcATAAAGGTTATTTGGAGTTGTAGGTATACTTAGCTAGTTGGTTACTAATCAATTTTGTCCCTTACGCgatctaattaaattataaactgcATAGGGGTTTTTGGTGCACTTAACTAGTTGGTTACTAATTGAAATAGTTCTATGTGCCTATATTATTTACCAAGTCAATGGTCATTCATCTATTGAAACTTGTCACTCCAGATCTAGGGGTGTACTTCACCCATCGAGATTACTTGGGGTTCGAGGTACACTTAGCTAGTTGGTAACGAATCTATTTTGTCCATCTAAGTTCTTACGTGATCTATGTATCAAGTCTCAGGCTCAAAGAGTCGATTTAATGGGTCATGTTGATATCTACCACATATATCTCTATCAtatctttacgaaatatctcccaaatatatctctatcatatctttacgaaatatctcccaaatatatctctaccagatctttacgaaatatctcTACCAGATCTAggcatcaggctccatatcccaaccatctcccacttggagactgatccagtcaaccccaacaatctcccacttggagactaaTCCAGTCAATCAAGAATTCCATTCTCAATATGTACCATACCActtgaggctttgcacaacctcaatgtttcaacatcaacacaaaatGTTTGCTGGATCTCTTGccccctctatcttctccaaacacattgccatcttccactaacctctgactgaaatggtatcgccttttgtgttttgaatgatagactgggttcCTCGCCAACTGCATGACACTCTAACTATCCATCTGAAGACTCTTCTCGCGCTGCTTCTTGCCTAATTCTtttagatagtctgtcatccatatcatcttctttccagcttcagctattgccacgtacttAACCTCAGCAGATGAAAGAGAAACACATTTCTGAAGCCTAgacatctcatcatccatgacTTATTGCTCctacttggttgtatcctccaactgtagggcctcatcaaggGGCTCTTGTTCCCCTTCATCAGTCACCAACCGATAGTCTAAAGAAGGCACATACttatctggtactctgatgGCTCTAGATGATCTTTTCAACACCTGCTCAGCTTCTTGTTCCCTAGCaatagtctcaggagtttcttgagtatctgctacgaCATCACTACATGAATCTTTCaacaactcaacctcaactcccacttgcttcacctttGGTTTCTCAGCAAAAGTTTcaagagtttcttgagtatccactacaacatcactaggtgaatctttcagcaactcaacctcaactcccacttgctttgttGTCCTGGTacatttcttcaattctctggcagtctttgtgaagctaactcgtttctgtttgctcaTAACGCAGTTCTTACAAGgactcatatcaacagatttcaaacATTCCAAAACTCCTTCCGCAGCCGGCATCTTCATTCTTTtaacgctcatatgtccaagtctattgtgtcatatacttgaatttgaagcactctcagcaacagcagctctgttcatacaccctgcagtggtgtataaagttccagattttgtgccacgtgctacctcCATAGCActcttcacaatcttccacaaACTCTTAccaaactttgttgcataacctatgctatccaactgaccaatagtgatcaggttcttctttaGACTATGAATATATTTGACATTCTTTAATGTACACTGATTTTCTACcgaagtttttatgcagacatcccTTTTTCCTTcgatcttcaaatctttgttgttggtaagatacaccttctcgaaacttccagacttgaaatttcgaaacaactctttattttgagacgaatgaaaagatgcacctgaatccaaaatccaggattcaattGGACTGTCCAcactgaggattagagcatcctcAATGTCTTCTGTTTAATGTATCGAATCATCGTCATTCtctgatttgtgattctgcttcctctttgtaCAATTTGCCCGAAGGTGatctttttctccacaactctAACACTTTacgtttggtttgtttggagattttcctcGGTTCCTTGATTTTAATCGCCCATTGCTTGGATcctttgatttacttcttccccttcgatcaacactgacaGCATTGCTTGATGAATCTCTGATTTCTcatttgcgaatactttcgctaaTAACTACATCTTGAATTTCATTGAACTTCAGTTTATTAGATTCTCGTGAACTGCTGATCGCGGCAACAACTGTATCCCACgactcgggtaaagatgacatcaaaatcaatgtcttaatttcatcttcgaaattaatatccaccgaactcagttgacttgtaatcatattgaattcactATGACCAGCAACAGATCCTCCTTCAGACATTTGTATATTAAACAGcctccgcatcaaatacaccttattcatagccgacgatttttcgtacatattgaCAACACCTTCAACAGTgatgttgtcttctccttgataatatTGAACGCCACGTTTTTGGacagcgtcaaccggatcaaaCCTAAGGCTTGatgatccttgagcttccattGCTCTGTGGTCATaatatccggcttcacccccaacaggggttcgtgaagatctttctggtacagataatcttcaatctacaTCTTCTAGAAACTGAAATCGtatccatcaaacttttcaattccaatctttaaaatttctatcttcacagatcgtggtgaatctCGTCTCGCTCTAATACTAGTTGTTAGGattgataccagttgttagctctCATACCAATTGTTAAGATcgctcaacaacgcacacactcgatcaagatgaacacaaagagcaggagagagaaaatacaaggaggaatattggctaaaggttttattattgatgacttcaggtatgtacaacaagatagaatacagagaatgaagagaatgaagaaaagtacattATTGAGAGTATTGACTAAcggggtatatatatggtttcaatttactaaatatagctttcaAAGGTTTAAACCTACGAGAtataatctaacaaatatatctctatcaaatctttaGCAAAAATCTACCACATATATCTCTATCGGATCTTTACAAAATATCTcccaaatatatctctaccaaatctttacgaaatatctcccaaatatatctctactaGATCTAGGCATCAGGTTTCATATCCCAACACTgttttcttaacaaataaGCTCGGATCAACACATGAAGACTTAAAGccacaaaaattaagatattgaaCAGTCTTACCAAACCAAGCACGAGGAGTTTGCTTGAGTCCATACAATGCCTTTTTAAGTCTGCACACATAATCAGGATATTCCTTAGAGGCAAATCTTTGCGGCTGCTCCATAAAAATATCACGATCCAACTCTCCGTAAAAGAAAGCATTTTTCACATCAAGCTGGCATAATTTCCAGCCTTTACTAGCAGCTAAAGAGATGATTGTCCGTAATGTTACCATCCTTGCGATCGGACTAAAAGTCTCATCATAGTCTCGACCATATTGCTGAGAGGACCCACGAGCAACAAGACGAGCTTTGTGTCTATCAATTCTACCATaagcttttttcttcaacttgtaaACCCACTTACAAGTAATTAAATCGGCATCATGAGGCTTTGTACAACTTCGGCTCTTTCACTTGTATCTcccataaaaaaacaagacaaaacaAATGATCAAATCTCATCAGAAAGAGTGCAACAGTAGTTgtacgaacacgactctccacgatggtatgatattgtccactttgagcataagctttcatggctttgctttgggcttccccaaaaggcctcatatcaatggagagattatttcttaattataagcccatgatcattccctaaattagcggacgtgggactttcatccaacaataaTAACCTTCTTTGTTTCCAAATCCATACACCTCCAACCCTTTCTATGAGTATCATAGCcaacaaaaatgcattttttggCCTTTGGGTCAAGTTTAGGTTGATTAGGTTTCTGTACCTGAACATAACAAATAGacccaaaaatagaaaataactcACATTGGGTTTACGATGATAAATCAGCTCGTATGGTGATGATTCTGTCCCTAGCCATGGAGGCAGCTGATTTACAACATGGCAAGCTGTTTGAAAATC
This portion of the Cucurbita pepo subsp. pepo cultivar mu-cu-16 chromosome LG08, ASM280686v2, whole genome shotgun sequence genome encodes:
- the LOC111800230 gene encoding regulatory protein NPR5-like codes for the protein MSLEDSLRSLSLDYLNLLINGQAFSDVTFSVEGRLVHAHRCILAARSLFFRKFFCGPDTPTSSGLDLGGARVGSPTSSSSSSSRAGSSQVIPVNSVGYEVFLLLLQFLYSGQVSIVPQKQEPRPNCGERGCWHTHCTSAVQLALDTLSAARSFGVQQLALLTQKQLASMVEKASIEDVMKVLLASRKQDMHQLWSTCSHLVAKSGLPPEVLTKHLPIDVVAKIEELRLKSSLARRSLMPHHHHHHHHHDLSVAADLEDQKIRRMRRALDSSDVELVKLMVMGEGLNLDEALALHYAVENCSREVVKALLELGAADVNYPAGPTGKTPLHMAAEMVSPDMVAVLLDHHADPNVRTLDGITPLDILRTLTSDFLFKGAVPGLTHIEPNKLRLCLELVQSAALVLSREEGNANANINASSSPIYPPMSEDHSSSSSNLKVDSRLVYLNLGASQMGGSRVDGEEDNRHGSQGGCVPTMYHHSHDF